A genomic stretch from Aminivibrio sp. includes:
- a CDS encoding class I SAM-dependent DNA methyltransferase, protein MSDVVNKLWGFCHTLRHDGIDYGDYIEQLTYLMFLKMAHEKDIDLSGIRYEEDRNTVTLDCSWSTFVKKSGTELLDAFARILRALGRQPGLLGDIFTQAVPRFTNPVNLKKIINMIDEEDWSSMEVDVKGAAFEGLLEKSAAEGKKGAGQYFTPWVLIQTIVNVMRPDPRASREFTICDPACGTAGFLMVAYEWLVNVTKGALDRKDVQRIKKETYYGQELVPRPRRLALMNLFLHGLEPCIYLGDSIYEPDRGERYDCILTNPPFGTKGANQAPVRDDFTVSTSNKQLNFIQHVVTILKRGGRAAMVLPDNVLFADAAGDVIKYLMEDCDVHTLLRLPNGTFTPYSQGVKANVIFFRKGMKTEHTWIYDCRTNIPGVTKKDRPLVPAMFEDFERCYGDDPDGQSERTDGGEEGRFRKFSYSQIKERNFNLDISWLKDENLEDPDSLPEPQLLVADAITELGACVDELQSILDEIEAENGE, encoded by the coding sequence ATGTCCGACGTCGTAAATAAACTCTGGGGTTTCTGCCACACCCTTCGCCATGACGGAATCGACTACGGCGACTACATCGAGCAGCTTACCTACCTGATGTTCCTCAAGATGGCCCATGAAAAGGACATCGACCTCTCCGGCATCCGGTACGAAGAAGACAGGAACACCGTCACCCTCGACTGTTCATGGAGCACCTTCGTCAAAAAATCCGGGACCGAACTGCTGGACGCCTTCGCCCGAATACTGCGGGCCCTCGGCCGCCAGCCCGGCCTCCTGGGCGACATCTTCACCCAGGCCGTCCCGAGATTCACCAATCCGGTCAACCTGAAAAAGATCATCAACATGATCGACGAAGAGGACTGGTCCTCCATGGAGGTGGACGTCAAGGGCGCCGCCTTCGAAGGGCTGCTGGAAAAATCCGCCGCCGAGGGAAAGAAGGGTGCGGGGCAGTACTTTACCCCCTGGGTACTCATACAGACCATCGTCAACGTCATGCGCCCCGACCCTAGGGCATCCCGGGAGTTCACCATCTGCGACCCCGCCTGCGGAACGGCCGGCTTCCTGATGGTGGCCTACGAATGGCTCGTGAACGTCACCAAAGGAGCCCTGGACAGAAAAGACGTCCAGCGCATCAAAAAGGAAACCTACTACGGCCAGGAACTCGTCCCCCGGCCCCGGAGACTGGCCCTCATGAACCTGTTCCTCCACGGGCTGGAGCCGTGCATCTACCTGGGCGACAGCATCTACGAACCCGACCGGGGCGAACGGTACGACTGCATCCTCACCAATCCCCCCTTCGGAACCAAAGGGGCCAACCAGGCCCCGGTGCGGGACGACTTCACCGTCAGCACCAGCAACAAGCAGCTCAATTTCATCCAGCACGTGGTCACCATACTCAAAAGGGGCGGACGGGCCGCCATGGTGCTGCCCGACAACGTCCTCTTCGCCGACGCCGCGGGCGACGTCATCAAGTACCTGATGGAAGACTGCGATGTCCACACCCTCCTGCGCCTCCCCAACGGCACCTTCACCCCCTACAGCCAGGGAGTAAAGGCCAACGTGATCTTCTTCCGGAAGGGCATGAAAACCGAACACACCTGGATCTACGACTGCCGGACCAACATCCCCGGCGTCACCAAAAAAGACCGGCCCCTCGTCCCCGCCATGTTCGAGGATTTCGAGCGATGCTACGGCGACGACCCCGACGGACAGAGCGAACGGACAGACGGCGGCGAAGAGGGACGCTTTCGGAAGTTCTCGTATTCCCAGATCAAAGAGAGGAACTTCAACCTCGACATCTCCTGGCTGAAAGACGAAAACCTCGAAGACCCCGACTCCCTCCCCGAACCGCAGCTTCTGGTCGCCGACGCCATCACCGAACTGGGCGCCTGCGTCGATGAACTGCAATCGATCCTGGACGAAATAGAAGCGGAGAACGGGGAATGA
- a CDS encoding IS1634 family transposase encodes MPRRTQLINGVERVYDYFPRWDKEKKYSTSDRDYIGKMVDGVFVPNEKYKLRMALEEAEKKNEVSSPPGSFSRLFHGATHLFDAIGERTGVAGDLKECFPDTHKQILSLAYYLILEDSNPLSRFPKWAKTHSHPFGSDIPSQRSSEIFASIDEDSKQRFFRMQANRRMEKEFLVYDTTSVSSYSKLIKQVKYGHNKDRDPLPQINLLLLYGEESRLPIYYRKLPGNIADVTTVRTLLSEIDFLRSKKVKLVMDKGFYSEKNVNELYRNHSKFLMAIRSSLNWVKEMLDEERTKLTQRACYDSEHEVYGLCRSTTWSYTETMKRSGEKKTGEKRIYLHLFRDERRNVEDRCEFNAMLDGLERELRSGKRVSAHEKLYATYYDVGETPVRGIRLTPKQEAIEKAQKNFGCFALVSNDVKESREALRIYRGKDLIEKAFGNLKERLNLRRTSVSSEENLEGKLFVQFIALTYLSQIDKTMREKSLYKKHTLCELLDELNVIEKFESPGKNPYFGEITGKQRELYACFGVEPPT; translated from the coding sequence ATGCCGAGAAGAACGCAGTTGATCAACGGTGTCGAACGTGTTTACGATTACTTCCCAAGGTGGGACAAGGAGAAGAAGTATTCTACCAGTGATCGCGACTATATAGGAAAAATGGTCGACGGAGTTTTCGTGCCCAATGAAAAGTACAAGCTCAGAATGGCTCTTGAGGAAGCGGAGAAGAAAAATGAAGTCTCCTCTCCACCGGGATCGTTCTCGCGCCTCTTCCACGGTGCGACGCACCTCTTCGACGCCATCGGAGAGCGGACCGGAGTGGCCGGGGATCTGAAGGAATGCTTTCCGGATACGCATAAGCAGATACTCTCCCTCGCCTACTACCTGATTCTGGAGGACAGCAATCCTCTGAGTCGTTTCCCGAAATGGGCGAAGACGCACAGTCATCCTTTCGGCTCCGACATCCCCTCGCAGAGGAGCAGCGAAATCTTCGCTTCGATCGACGAGGATTCGAAGCAGCGCTTTTTTCGCATGCAGGCGAATCGGCGGATGGAGAAGGAGTTTCTGGTCTACGACACCACGTCGGTCTCGTCGTACTCGAAGCTGATCAAGCAGGTGAAGTACGGCCACAACAAGGATCGCGATCCGCTTCCGCAGATCAACCTGCTGCTTCTGTACGGCGAGGAATCGCGTCTGCCGATCTACTACAGGAAGCTGCCGGGGAACATCGCCGATGTAACGACGGTTCGCACTCTGTTGAGCGAAATCGACTTCCTGCGGTCGAAGAAGGTGAAGCTGGTCATGGACAAGGGGTTCTACAGCGAGAAGAACGTTAACGAACTCTATCGCAATCACAGCAAGTTCCTGATGGCGATCAGGAGTTCGCTCAACTGGGTGAAGGAGATGCTTGACGAGGAGCGGACGAAGCTGACGCAGCGCGCCTGCTACGATTCGGAGCACGAAGTCTACGGTCTGTGCCGGAGCACGACTTGGAGTTACACCGAGACGATGAAGCGCAGCGGAGAAAAGAAAACCGGGGAGAAGCGGATATATCTTCACCTCTTCCGGGACGAACGAAGGAACGTGGAGGACAGATGCGAATTCAACGCCATGCTGGACGGTCTGGAGAGAGAGCTTCGCTCCGGCAAGCGCGTTTCGGCTCACGAGAAGCTCTATGCGACGTACTACGATGTCGGAGAGACGCCCGTTCGAGGAATTCGCCTGACTCCGAAGCAGGAGGCGATCGAGAAGGCGCAGAAGAACTTCGGCTGCTTCGCGCTTGTCTCAAACGATGTGAAGGAGAGCCGCGAGGCGCTGCGGATCTATCGAGGCAAGGATTTGATAGAGAAGGCGTTCGGGAATCTGAAGGAGCGGTTGAACCTTCGGCGGACGTCGGTCTCTTCGGAGGAGAACCTGGAGGGCAAGCTCTTCGTTCAGTTCATCGCGTTGACGTATCTGTCGCAGATCGACAAGACGATGCGGGAGAAGTCGCTCTACAAGAAGCATACTCTGTGTGAGCTTCTGGACGAGCTGAATGTGATCGAAAAATTCGAATCCCCCGGAAAGAACCCTTATTTCGGCGAGATAACGGGGAAGCAGAGAGAGCTGTACGCCTGCTTCGGGGTCGAGCCGCCAACCTAG
- a CDS encoding restriction endonuclease subunit S, whose product MTGTVGQKRVPKTFVESHPFPLPPLNEQKRIVAKLDAIMPRIDSVKERLEKIPAILKRFRQSVLTAAVTGKLTEKWREEHPDVERADFALSIVSKKVADSYLNVFEETQTYPLPDTWLYVPLENLGEVRGGGTPSKSQADFWSGAIPWISPKDMKVCKIKNGKDFISETALHESSVKMIPEGSILFVVRGMILAHSFPVALTMNDVTINQDMKGLTPNKNANCEYLLCVFKYMQTKVLSYVKEATHGTLRLEIPVIQTFAIPLPPRDEQKEIVRQVDKLFALADKVEEHYQKARAQVDALAQSVLAKAFRGELVPQDLDDEPAEKLLQRIREEKAKMENELKNASRSARGKGKKGAKTQRNRPEEK is encoded by the coding sequence ATGACAGGCACCGTCGGGCAAAAACGAGTCCCGAAAACTTTTGTAGAATCCCATCCTTTCCCTCTTCCACCCCTCAACGAACAAAAACGCATCGTTGCCAAGCTGGACGCCATCATGCCCCGCATTGACTCCGTGAAAGAGCGCCTTGAGAAGATACCGGCCATTCTCAAACGCTTCCGCCAGTCGGTCCTCACCGCCGCAGTCACCGGTAAACTCACCGAAAAATGGCGGGAAGAGCATCCGGATGTGGAGAGAGCGGATTTTGCACTGTCCATTGTCTCTAAAAAAGTTGCAGACTCCTATCTAAACGTATTTGAAGAAACTCAGACATATCCCTTACCTGATACTTGGTTGTACGTTCCGCTAGAAAATCTGGGAGAAGTCAGAGGCGGTGGCACTCCATCTAAATCTCAAGCGGATTTTTGGAGTGGTGCAATACCATGGATAAGCCCCAAAGATATGAAGGTTTGTAAAATTAAAAACGGGAAAGATTTTATTTCTGAAACCGCACTTCATGAGTCCTCAGTAAAAATGATTCCAGAGGGAAGCATTCTTTTTGTGGTGCGCGGCATGATATTGGCTCATTCTTTCCCAGTGGCATTAACGATGAATGATGTAACGATCAATCAAGATATGAAAGGGTTGACGCCGAATAAGAATGCGAATTGTGAGTATCTTCTATGTGTTTTCAAATACATGCAAACAAAAGTGCTGTCTTATGTTAAAGAGGCAACGCACGGTACCTTGCGTCTTGAAATACCAGTGATTCAGACGTTCGCTATCCCTCTCCCGCCCCGCGACGAGCAAAAAGAAATCGTCCGGCAGGTGGACAAGCTCTTCGCCCTTGCCGACAAAGTGGAGGAGCACTACCAGAAAGCCCGGGCCCAGGTGGACGCTCTTGCTCAGTCCGTCCTCGCCAAAGCCTTCCGTGGAGAACTGGTTCCCCAGGATCTCGACGACGAACCGGCGGAAAAACTGCTGCAGCGCATTCGGGAAGAAAAAGCAAAAATGGAAAATGAACTGAAAAACGCCTCCCGGAGCGCGCGGGGAAAAGGAAAAAAAGGCGCAAAGACCCAGCGCAACAGGCCCGAAGAAAAGTAG
- the radC gene encoding DNA repair protein RadC produces MKKIKDIPQSERPREKLLEQGAHCLSDQELLAVILGRGTQKDDVLALSKKIIKIIDEKGLLFSPQDITAVDGIGSAKAASIAAAFEFVRRRIKPEGLKIKFPADVLPLIQHYADRKQEHFLSISINGANEVMNVRVVSIGLVNKSHVHPREVFADVIAERASAVIVAHNHPHGELKPSPEDRHITQQLKEAAKILGLSFLDHIIFNTKGYYSFAEELNSYLVYGH; encoded by the coding sequence ATGAAAAAAATAAAGGATATTCCCCAGTCCGAACGCCCCAGAGAAAAACTCCTCGAACAGGGAGCGCACTGCCTTTCCGACCAGGAACTGCTCGCCGTCATCCTGGGCAGGGGCACTCAAAAGGACGACGTGCTGGCCCTGTCGAAGAAAATCATCAAGATCATCGACGAAAAGGGTTTGCTCTTCTCCCCTCAAGACATCACTGCCGTTGACGGTATCGGTAGCGCGAAAGCTGCTTCAATCGCGGCGGCCTTCGAATTTGTCCGGCGAAGAATCAAGCCAGAAGGCCTGAAGATCAAATTTCCTGCGGACGTGCTTCCCCTGATCCAACACTATGCCGACAGAAAACAGGAACACTTTCTCAGCATCTCCATCAACGGCGCGAACGAGGTAATGAACGTCCGGGTCGTCAGCATCGGCCTGGTCAACAAAAGCCATGTCCACCCTCGGGAAGTCTTCGCCGACGTGATAGCCGAAAGAGCCTCCGCAGTCATCGTCGCCCACAACCACCCCCACGGAGAACTCAAACCAAGCCCCGAAGACCGCCACATCACACAACAGCTCAAAGAAGCCGCAAAAATCCTTGGCCTCAGCTTCCTGGATCACATCATCTTCAACACCAAAGGCTACTACTCCTTCGCCGAAGAGTTAAACTCATATCTGGTGTATGGACATTGA
- a CDS encoding IS256 family transposase, with protein MKKCTASCSSGPEATVKETTVPDSLTELLRKGAGDLIAKAVEAELEALLAECSSLRLEDGRAAVVRNGYLPGRTVQTGIGDVEVRVPKVRDRSGSGIVFNSALLPPYLKRAKNVEEFLPWLYLKGVSTGGYGEALESLLGENAKGLSANTIARLKEKWTEEHREWNRRDLSDKKYVYWWADGVYSKVRMDDKLCLLVIIGTTEKGVKELVAVEDGYRESEASRHEVLAGLRSRGLKAGPKLAVGDGSLGFWNALRKEYPECVHQRCWVHKTANVLNKVPKSLQGKMKADLHEIWMAETQEGAGKAFDRAVAKYGDKYPKAVDCLKKDREELLAFYNFPAAHWVHIRTSNPVESAFSTIRLRTAKTRNCGSRATTPAMVFKPAQSAEKRWRKLKGYELLGEVITGVIFKDGIRVSDQSDRNAA; from the coding sequence ATGAAAAAGTGTACTGCATCCTGCTCTTCCGGTCCAGAGGCTACGGTCAAAGAAACAACGGTCCCGGATTCTCTAACCGAACTTCTGCGGAAGGGAGCCGGAGACCTCATAGCAAAAGCTGTGGAGGCGGAACTGGAGGCGTTGCTTGCTGAGTGCTCCTCTCTCCGTCTGGAAGACGGGAGAGCGGCGGTTGTCCGCAACGGGTATCTTCCCGGACGGACTGTCCAGACAGGCATCGGAGACGTGGAAGTGAGGGTGCCCAAGGTCCGGGACCGGAGCGGCTCCGGCATTGTGTTCAACAGTGCGCTGCTGCCCCCGTATCTGAAGCGGGCGAAGAATGTGGAAGAATTTCTGCCCTGGCTCTACCTGAAGGGAGTATCCACAGGAGGGTACGGAGAGGCCCTCGAAAGCCTTCTGGGAGAAAATGCGAAAGGACTGTCGGCCAATACCATTGCCCGCCTCAAAGAGAAATGGACGGAAGAACACCGTGAATGGAACCGCCGGGATCTCTCGGACAAGAAGTACGTTTACTGGTGGGCGGACGGAGTGTACAGCAAGGTAAGGATGGACGACAAGCTCTGCCTCCTGGTCATCATCGGGACCACGGAGAAGGGAGTGAAAGAACTGGTGGCGGTGGAAGACGGCTACCGGGAATCCGAGGCGAGCCGGCATGAGGTTCTTGCGGGACTTCGATCCAGGGGGCTGAAAGCGGGACCGAAGCTTGCAGTGGGCGACGGGTCGCTGGGCTTCTGGAACGCCCTGCGGAAAGAATATCCCGAATGCGTACATCAGCGGTGCTGGGTCCACAAGACGGCGAACGTGCTGAACAAGGTGCCGAAATCGCTCCAGGGGAAGATGAAGGCGGACCTTCATGAGATCTGGATGGCCGAGACACAGGAAGGAGCGGGAAAAGCCTTCGACAGGGCGGTGGCAAAATACGGGGACAAATACCCCAAGGCCGTTGACTGCCTGAAGAAAGACCGGGAGGAACTCCTGGCTTTCTACAACTTCCCCGCGGCGCACTGGGTGCACATACGGACGAGCAACCCTGTGGAATCGGCCTTTTCCACCATACGGCTGCGGACGGCGAAGACCCGGAACTGCGGGTCGAGGGCGACGACGCCGGCAATGGTCTTCAAGCCGGCGCAATCGGCGGAGAAGAGGTGGAGAAAACTCAAAGGCTATGAACTTCTTGGAGAAGTCATCACGGGAGTGATTTTCAAGGACGGAATACGTGTATCGGACCAATCAGACAGGAACGCCGCCTGA
- a CDS encoding restriction endonuclease subunit S, giving the protein MERIRENREERYVNECDEARRKGERNPRHFLPVKKSGFSEVSCSWVDVEIQQICNVETGATPLKSNVSYYDNGKVPWIKSGDIQNGDIWECKGRISEKALKETNVKYYPVDTLLIAMYGEGKTRGQIGRLKFPATSNQACAALVNPSLDEATRMYIFLYGLSQYERLRMQSAGGNQPNLSLEKIKEWVLPLPPLEEQKEIVRQVDKLFSLADKVEEHYQKARARVDALAQSVLAKAFRGELVPQDPDDEPAEKLLQRIREEKAKMENELKNASRSARGKGKKGAKTQRNRPEEK; this is encoded by the coding sequence TTGGAGCGAATCAGGGAAAATCGAGAAGAGCGCTACGTAAATGAATGCGATGAAGCAAGAAGGAAAGGGGAAAGAAATCCGAGACACTTTTTACCTGTAAAAAAAAGTGGATTCTCTGAAGTATCATGTTCTTGGGTTGATGTTGAAATACAGCAGATATGTAATGTTGAGACCGGTGCAACGCCTTTAAAAAGTAATGTGTCTTATTATGATAATGGAAAAGTGCCGTGGATAAAAAGCGGTGATATTCAAAATGGCGATATTTGGGAATGCAAGGGTCGAATTTCTGAAAAAGCATTAAAAGAAACTAATGTAAAGTATTATCCAGTTGATACATTGTTGATTGCTATGTATGGTGAGGGAAAAACACGAGGCCAGATTGGCAGGCTAAAATTCCCAGCGACATCCAATCAAGCCTGCGCTGCTTTAGTAAATCCGAGTTTGGACGAAGCAACCAGAATGTATATCTTCCTCTACGGATTAAGTCAGTATGAGCGGCTAAGGATGCAATCGGCGGGGGGAAATCAGCCTAATCTCAGTCTGGAAAAAATTAAAGAATGGGTACTCCCTCTCCCGCCCCTCGAAGAGCAAAAAGAAATCGTCCGGCAGGTGGACAAACTCTTCTCCCTTGCCGACAAAGTGGAGGAGCACTACCAGAAAGCCCGGGCCCGGGTGGACGCTCTTGCTCAGTCTGTCCTCGCCAAAGCCTTCCGTGGAGAACTGGTTCCCCAGGATCCCGACGACGAACCGGCGGAAAAACTGCTGCAGCGCATTCGGGAAGAAAAAGCAAAAATGGAAAATGAACTGAAAAACGCCTCCCGGAGCGCGCGGGGAAAAGGAAAAAAAGGCGCAAAGACCCAGCGCAACAGGCCCGAAGAAAAGTAG
- the radC gene encoding DNA repair protein RadC, translated as MKKIKDIPQSERPREKLLEQGAHCLSDQELLAVILGRGTQKDDVLALSKKIIKIIDEKGLLFSPQDITAVDGIGSAKAASIAAAFEFVRRRIKPEGLKIKFPADVLPLIQHYADRKQEHFLSISINGANEVMNVRVVSIGLVNKSHVHPREVFADVIAERASAVIVAHNHPHGELKPSPEDRHITHQLKEAAKILGISFLDHIIFNTKGYYSFAESDEL; from the coding sequence ATGAAAAAAATAAAGGATATTCCCCAGTCCGAACGCCCCAGAGAAAAACTCCTCGAACAGGGAGCGCACTGCCTTTCCGACCAGGAACTGCTCGCCGTCATCCTGGGCAGGGGCACTCAAAAGGACGACGTGCTGGCCCTGTCGAAGAAAATCATCAAGATCATCGACGAAAAGGGTTTGCTCTTCTCCCCTCAAGACATCACTGCCGTTGACGGTATCGGTAGCGCGAAAGCTGCTTCAATCGCGGCGGCCTTCGAATTTGTCCGGCGAAGAATCAAGCCAGAAGGCCTGAAGATCAAATTTCCTGCGGACGTGCTTCCCCTGATCCAACACTATGCCGACAGAAAACAGGAACACTTTCTCAGCATCTCCATCAACGGCGCGAACGAGGTAATGAACGTCCGGGTCGTCAGCATCGGCCTGGTCAACAAAAGCCATGTCCACCCTCGGGAAGTCTTCGCCGACGTGATAGCCGAAAGAGCCTCCGCAGTCATCGTCGCCCACAACCACCCCCACGGAGAACTCAAACCCAGCCCCGAAGACCGCCACATCACACACCAGCTCAAAGAAGCCGCAAAAATCCTGGGCATCAGCTTCCTGGATCACATCATCTTCAACACAAAAGGCTACTACTCCTTCGCCGAAAGCGACGAACTATAA
- a CDS encoding transposase, which produces MVAALCLSKKTSLDEWGSFEFGRAARAYSRARRFREWLRNPRIDPGFLLHPLTERLISKAGKHVHIALDTSILFNAFCMVRVSLIFLDRAVPLVWSVRKSKSASVPFSAYRGLLEEVAAMIPSGTQPIFLADRGFQNASLFELLKQLGWWCRIRAKSDAPVRTRKGEVIVPGKLCLKRGLPRFWRNASYAGIGGVTFGALLPMPAGEEPWYIVSFGGHFTDIFRDYSKRFCIEEEFLDEKSGCFGLSKSRIRDEKRIERLLCVIATAAVLMAELGIETERAGERANVDTHGKRGLSYLKIGLRKLMQMLHFPKLLPIWIRLSPLPFDYEPEGVSVSRKEDEETARRKRKCEVYEVYD; this is translated from the coding sequence ATGGTGGCAGCTCTCTGCCTGTCGAAAAAGACCAGTCTCGACGAATGGGGCTCCTTCGAGTTCGGCAGAGCCGCGCGCGCATACAGCAGGGCGCGACGTTTCCGCGAATGGCTCCGCAATCCGAGGATCGATCCCGGGTTCCTTCTTCACCCTCTTACGGAGCGCCTGATATCGAAAGCGGGAAAACACGTCCACATCGCTCTGGACACGTCCATCCTTTTCAACGCCTTCTGCATGGTTCGCGTCTCCCTGATCTTTCTCGACAGGGCGGTTCCGCTGGTCTGGTCCGTGCGGAAGAGCAAAAGCGCCTCGGTTCCCTTCTCCGCGTATCGGGGGCTCCTGGAGGAGGTCGCGGCCATGATTCCGTCCGGGACGCAGCCGATCTTTCTCGCGGACAGGGGATTCCAGAACGCTTCTCTCTTCGAGCTTCTGAAACAGCTCGGCTGGTGGTGCAGAATAAGAGCGAAGAGCGACGCCCCCGTACGGACGAGGAAGGGGGAGGTGATCGTACCGGGAAAACTCTGTCTGAAGCGCGGACTCCCCCGATTCTGGAGGAACGCCTCCTACGCCGGAATCGGCGGCGTGACGTTCGGCGCGCTGCTGCCGATGCCCGCAGGCGAAGAACCGTGGTACATCGTCTCCTTCGGAGGTCACTTCACGGACATCTTCCGCGACTACTCGAAACGTTTCTGCATCGAGGAGGAGTTTCTCGACGAGAAGAGCGGGTGTTTCGGTCTTTCGAAGAGCCGGATACGCGACGAGAAGAGGATCGAGCGGCTGCTGTGCGTGATCGCGACGGCCGCCGTTCTGATGGCGGAACTCGGAATCGAGACGGAGCGCGCGGGAGAGCGCGCGAACGTCGACACCCACGGGAAACGTGGTTTGAGCTACCTCAAGATCGGATTGAGAAAGCTGATGCAGATGCTCCATTTCCCGAAGCTCCTCCCGATATGGATTCGACTCTCCCCGCTTCCGTTCGACTACGAGCCGGAAGGTGTTTCGGTCTCCCGGAAAGAAGACGAAGAGACCGCCCGCCGGAAACGCAAGTGTGAAGTTTACGAGGTGTATGATTGA